In Neorhizobium galegae, the following proteins share a genomic window:
- the moaA gene encoding GTP 3',8-cyclase MoaA, which yields MIDPFGRAVTYLRVSVTDRCDFRCTYCMAENMTFLPKKDLLTLEELNRLCSAFISKGVRKIRLTGGEPLVRKNIMFLVRELGQHVKAGALDELTLTTNGSQLAKYADELYDSGVRRINVSLDTLNPEKFKAITRWGDYHKVMEGIDAAQKAGLKIKLNAVALKDFNEFEIADMLRFAHGRGMDMTVIETMPMGEIDEDRTDQYLPLSKLRADLEKQFTLTEIPYKTGGPARYVEVQETGGRLGFITPMTHNFCESCNRVRLTCTGTLYMCLGQNDAADLRTALRASESDGYLSAAIDEAITRKPKGHDFIIDRTHKRPAVARHMSVTGG from the coding sequence ATGATCGATCCGTTCGGCCGTGCCGTAACCTATCTGCGCGTCTCGGTCACCGACCGCTGCGATTTCCGCTGCACTTATTGCATGGCGGAAAACATGACCTTCCTGCCGAAAAAGGACCTGCTGACGCTGGAGGAGCTCAACCGGCTCTGTTCCGCCTTCATTTCCAAGGGCGTTCGTAAGATTCGCCTTACGGGTGGCGAGCCGCTGGTACGCAAGAACATCATGTTTCTGGTGCGCGAGCTCGGCCAGCACGTCAAGGCCGGCGCTCTCGACGAACTGACGCTGACGACCAACGGATCACAGCTCGCAAAATATGCCGACGAGCTCTACGACAGCGGCGTGCGCCGCATCAATGTCTCGCTCGACACGCTGAACCCCGAGAAATTCAAGGCGATCACCCGCTGGGGCGATTACCACAAGGTCATGGAAGGCATCGACGCCGCCCAGAAGGCCGGGCTGAAGATCAAGCTCAACGCCGTGGCGCTGAAGGACTTCAACGAATTCGAGATCGCCGACATGCTGCGTTTCGCGCATGGCCGCGGCATGGACATGACGGTCATCGAGACCATGCCGATGGGCGAGATCGACGAGGACCGTACCGACCAGTATCTGCCGCTCTCCAAGCTGCGCGCCGATCTCGAAAAACAGTTCACGCTGACCGAGATCCCCTACAAGACCGGTGGCCCTGCCCGCTATGTCGAAGTTCAGGAAACCGGCGGCCGCTTGGGTTTCATCACGCCGATGACCCATAATTTCTGCGAGAGCTGCAACCGCGTGCGTCTCACCTGCACCGGCACGCTCTACATGTGCCTCGGCCAGAACGACGCGGCCGACCTGCGCACCGCGCTGCGCGCCTCCGAAAGCGACGGCTACCTGTCAGCCGCGATCGACGAAGCGATCACCCGCAAGCCCAAGGGCCACGATTTCATCATCGATCGCACCCACAAACGCCCCGCCGTCGCCCGCCACATGAGCGTCACCGGCGGGTGA
- a CDS encoding gamma-butyrobetaine hydroxylase-like domain-containing protein, translating to MSDIWPTELRVSKDRHTLNVTFSDGAAFPVPAETMRVLSPSAEVQGHGPGQKVTVPGKRNVGVAAITPAGNYAVRIRFDDGHDSGIFTWPYLRELGEHGAELFADYERDLTEKGLSRDPPQRTR from the coding sequence ATGAGCGACATCTGGCCGACGGAACTGCGGGTCTCCAAGGACCGCCACACGCTGAACGTTACCTTCAGCGACGGCGCGGCGTTTCCGGTGCCGGCCGAAACGATGCGCGTGCTCTCGCCTTCGGCGGAGGTGCAGGGGCATGGTCCCGGCCAGAAGGTCACCGTGCCCGGCAAGCGCAATGTCGGCGTCGCGGCGATCACGCCGGCCGGCAATTATGCGGTGCGAATCCGCTTCGACGACGGCCACGACAGCGGCATCTTCACCTGGCCTTACCTGCGCGAACTGGGCGAGCACGGAGCCGAGCTGTTTGCCGACTATGAGCGCGATCTCACAGAGAAGGGCCTCTCGCGCGATCCGCCGCAACGGACGCGGTGA
- a CDS encoding MarR family winged helix-turn-helix transcriptional regulator: protein MNKNQSLPWDHPRFRSWIAVARACQLMQTVLTRELTELDIKPPHLDILINLYRFEGISQQELAHKLLVGRSNMSMALPQMEKRGLIERRGDTKDKRVLRLYLTREGRSVTEKAMAIQTALIERTLSSEPLDQCMAMAESMERLIVTLQSEIREDSREPV from the coding sequence ATGAACAAAAATCAATCCCTCCCCTGGGATCATCCGCGTTTTCGCAGTTGGATTGCCGTCGCCCGCGCCTGCCAGTTGATGCAAACCGTGCTGACCCGCGAGCTTACCGAACTCGATATCAAGCCGCCGCATCTAGACATCCTGATCAATCTCTACCGGTTCGAGGGGATCTCCCAGCAGGAGCTCGCCCACAAACTGCTGGTCGGGCGTTCCAACATGAGCATGGCGCTGCCGCAGATGGAAAAGCGCGGGCTGATCGAGCGGCGCGGCGACACGAAGGACAAGCGCGTGCTGCGCCTATACCTGACCCGGGAAGGCCGCTCGGTGACGGAAAAGGCGATGGCAATCCAGACGGCGCTGATCGAGCGGACGCTGTCCTCCGAGCCGCTGGATCAATGCATGGCGATGGCGGAATCCATGGAGCGGCTGATCGTCACCCTGCAGTCGGAGATCCGGGAGGACAGCCGCGAACCGGTGTGA
- a CDS encoding alpha/beta hydrolase → MSSFALKVTRFAFAVPGRLFPDTAARLAFRLFCLTPSRRPRGGKALAMEKEGRERLSTAQKIPLTVGSSTVMAYRFNGDGKPGRPRYLVVHGWGSNAAYIAALPAGLAENGAEVVVLDFPGHGLSSGRSLNMRQAVEAIVAAENRFGHFDAAVGHSFGGASMMLAAGGVMKEVGAISPSKLVVIGAPSHIHWLFDDFSRMVGLPPRVKAQLIRRAEKVAGASLDDFDTVASAARLGTPLLVVHAEEDKEVAADHARRFEGLATARLEWANGLGHRRIVSDRGVIETIAAFLTNDGRPLRETSIVAKPGNDAAA, encoded by the coding sequence ATGTCATCCTTTGCACTCAAGGTCACCCGTTTCGCGTTTGCCGTCCCCGGACGGCTTTTCCCCGATACCGCGGCCAGGCTCGCCTTTCGGCTCTTCTGCCTGACACCCTCGCGCCGTCCTAGAGGCGGCAAGGCTCTGGCGATGGAGAAAGAGGGACGCGAACGGCTCTCGACCGCCCAGAAGATCCCGCTCACCGTCGGAAGCTCGACGGTGATGGCCTATCGCTTCAACGGCGACGGCAAGCCCGGCCGGCCCCGTTACCTGGTCGTGCACGGCTGGGGCTCCAATGCCGCCTATATCGCCGCGCTGCCGGCGGGCCTGGCCGAAAACGGCGCCGAGGTCGTAGTGCTCGATTTTCCCGGCCACGGCCTTTCCAGCGGCCGCAGCCTCAACATGCGCCAGGCCGTCGAAGCGATCGTTGCGGCGGAGAACCGGTTCGGCCATTTCGATGCGGCCGTCGGTCACTCGTTCGGCGGTGCGAGCATGATGCTCGCCGCCGGCGGGGTGATGAAGGAAGTCGGGGCGATCTCTCCGTCGAAACTGGTGGTTATCGGCGCGCCGAGCCATATCCATTGGCTGTTCGACGATTTTTCGCGGATGGTCGGCCTGCCGCCGCGCGTCAAGGCGCAGCTGATCCGGCGGGCGGAAAAGGTAGCCGGCGCCTCGCTCGACGACTTCGACACGGTGGCAAGCGCCGCGCGGTTGGGGACGCCCCTGCTGGTCGTGCATGCCGAGGAGGACAAGGAGGTCGCCGCCGACCACGCCCGCCGTTTCGAGGGGCTTGCCACAGCACGGCTCGAATGGGCGAACGGGCTCGGGCATCGCCGCATCGTCAGCGACCGCGGCGTGATTGAGACCATTGCCGCCTTCCTGACGAACGATGGCCGGCCGCTGCGCGAAACCTCCATTGTCGCCAAGCCCGGCAACGACGCCGCTGCTTGA
- a CDS encoding pyridoxamine 5'-phosphate oxidase family protein produces MTIITSVEQLKAIYDGVSEASLAKVTKTLTPEYRQMIEASPFLAFATVGPDGLDCSPRGDLGGAVRIEDDSTLLLPDWRGNNRIDSLINIVRDPRVALMFLVPGSNTAMRVNGRAVISVEPALLESFEMDGRHPRSVTVITVNEVYFQCARALMRAELWNPEHFVDPKSLPTPGTLLKAAKADFDKETYDREWPERAAKTMW; encoded by the coding sequence ATGACCATCATCACATCCGTCGAGCAACTGAAGGCGATCTATGACGGCGTCTCGGAAGCGTCGCTCGCCAAGGTGACGAAGACGCTGACCCCGGAATACCGACAGATGATCGAGGCCTCGCCTTTCCTCGCATTCGCGACGGTGGGGCCGGACGGGCTGGACTGCTCGCCGCGCGGCGATCTCGGCGGGGCGGTGCGTATCGAGGACGATTCGACGCTGCTTCTGCCCGACTGGCGCGGCAACAACCGTATCGATTCGCTGATCAATATCGTGCGCGACCCGCGCGTGGCTTTGATGTTTCTCGTGCCCGGCTCGAACACGGCGATGCGCGTCAACGGCCGCGCCGTGATCTCGGTGGAGCCCGCGCTGCTCGAAAGCTTCGAGATGGACGGCCGGCATCCGCGCAGCGTCACCGTGATCACCGTAAACGAGGTCTATTTCCAGTGCGCCCGCGCCCTGATGCGCGCCGAACTCTGGAACCCGGAGCATTTCGTTGATCCGAAGAGCCTGCCGACGCCCGGAACGCTGCTGAAGGCGGCCAAGGCCGACTTCGACAAGGAGACCTACGACCGGGAATGGCCGGAGCGCGCCGCCAAGACCATGTGGTAG
- a CDS encoding M15 family metallopeptidase — protein MSWSTDRPFLRAAAVMLPVLVCGPGEARELRLEEKIAALVKAYPDMIEASREGRLIMKEGTPIAIDDGIRRSHAQMLAEGDVEDSLSQAYRPGSCEYRPPVDSDPGRIRSDELMKRLYGASANAVQSSLVPVAWFGETLRVTSRNGVDKALAAVRDELAADLGLKTYLTPSAGVFNWRKVAGQTNLSVHSFGAAIDLNTKHADYWLWSGGKPGNVPNYKNRFPMKIVAAFERHGFIWGGRWYHYDTMHFEYRPELLAIAGVSACD, from the coding sequence ATGTCCTGGTCTACTGACAGGCCGTTTCTCCGGGCAGCAGCCGTGATGCTGCCGGTCCTCGTCTGCGGCCCGGGCGAGGCGCGCGAATTGCGCCTGGAGGAGAAGATCGCGGCCCTCGTGAAGGCCTATCCCGACATGATCGAGGCCAGCCGCGAGGGCAGGCTGATCATGAAGGAGGGCACGCCGATTGCGATCGACGACGGGATCAGGCGCAGCCATGCGCAAATGCTGGCCGAGGGCGATGTCGAGGACAGCCTGTCTCAGGCCTACCGGCCCGGCTCGTGCGAATACCGCCCTCCGGTCGATTCCGATCCGGGCCGCATCCGCAGCGACGAATTGATGAAGCGCCTTTATGGCGCGAGTGCCAATGCCGTGCAGTCGAGCCTCGTGCCGGTCGCGTGGTTTGGAGAGACATTGCGCGTCACCAGCCGTAACGGGGTCGACAAGGCGCTCGCAGCCGTCCGGGACGAGCTTGCCGCCGACCTGGGCCTGAAAACCTACCTGACGCCGTCGGCCGGCGTCTTCAACTGGCGCAAGGTTGCCGGACAGACCAATCTCTCCGTCCACAGCTTTGGCGCGGCGATCGATCTCAACACGAAACACGCCGATTACTGGCTGTGGTCGGGAGGCAAACCCGGCAACGTCCCGAACTACAAAAACCGCTTTCCGATGAAGATCGTCGCGGCGTTCGAGCGCCATGGCTTTATCTGGGGCGGTCGCTGGTATCACTACGACACCATGCATTTCGAATACCGCCCGGAACTGCTGGCCATCGCCGGCGTCTCTGCCTGCGACTGA
- a CDS encoding GGDEF domain-containing protein — protein MTTATAPRAQSSDLIGQIIYAVRSMGVAPIPRNYQLFYEAYIGSNPDLTRDLAALGSRATQEELDALSHRYLGTGQVAVIEDAHARILGELDALLKLLRQEQSSLESYGKLLGETAQRINSKSNFSNDLLTSALALLSEATGSTMAHGEKTVGGVVQRSQEMDQVRRELDEYKRIANTDSLTRIANRRAFDERLAATYDNMALLPVTALVLADIDNFKKINDSYGHPVGDKILATVASVIRSNVRKDVFVARSGGEEFAIIVEGNTPEEVMIICERVRRALETRIFRNSRSGIDYGPVTISLGFAVASQASDPGELYANADTALYNAKNSGRNRSVFFDDSMKKDYVGKSWLIYRK, from the coding sequence ATGACGACGGCAACGGCGCCGAGAGCGCAATCTAGCGATCTGATCGGCCAGATCATCTATGCGGTGCGATCGATGGGCGTTGCGCCGATCCCTCGCAATTATCAGCTTTTCTACGAGGCCTATATCGGTTCCAATCCCGATCTGACCCGTGATCTGGCCGCGCTCGGAAGCCGTGCCACGCAGGAGGAGCTGGACGCGCTTTCGCATCGCTATCTTGGAACCGGCCAAGTGGCGGTCATCGAAGACGCCCATGCCAGGATTCTTGGTGAACTTGACGCACTCCTGAAACTGTTGCGCCAGGAACAGAGCTCGCTCGAGAGCTACGGCAAACTGCTTGGAGAAACCGCTCAGCGGATCAACTCCAAGAGCAATTTTTCCAACGACCTGCTGACCAGCGCGCTGGCGCTGCTGAGCGAGGCGACCGGCAGCACCATGGCGCATGGTGAAAAGACCGTCGGCGGCGTCGTCCAGCGCTCGCAGGAAATGGACCAGGTCCGCCGCGAACTCGATGAATACAAGCGCATCGCCAACACCGATTCGCTGACCCGGATCGCCAACCGCCGTGCCTTCGACGAGCGCCTCGCGGCGACTTACGACAATATGGCCCTGCTGCCGGTCACCGCATTGGTGCTGGCCGATATCGACAACTTCAAGAAGATCAACGACAGCTACGGCCATCCGGTCGGCGACAAGATCCTCGCAACGGTTGCTTCCGTGATCCGCTCGAACGTCCGCAAGGATGTCTTCGTCGCCCGCTCCGGCGGCGAGGAATTCGCGATCATCGTCGAAGGCAATACGCCGGAAGAAGTGATGATCATCTGCGAGCGGGTCCGCCGCGCGCTGGAAACCCGCATCTTCCGCAATTCGCGCTCCGGCATCGACTACGGCCCGGTCACCATTTCTCTCGGCTTTGCGGTGGCCTCGCAGGCGAGCGATCCCGGAGAACTCTACGCCAATGCCGATACGGCCCTCTACAACGCCAAGAACTCGGGCCGGAACCGCTCGGTCTTCTTTGATGACAGCATGAAGAAGGACTATGTCGGCAAGAGCTGGCTGATCTACAGGAAGTAG
- the fumC gene encoding class II fumarate hydratase, producing the protein MASTRTETDTFGPIDVASDRYWGAQAQRSLGNFKIGWEKQPLAVVRALGIVKQAAARANMELGGLDASIGKVIVEAAQEVIDGKLDDHFPLVVWQTGSGTQSNMNANEVISNRAIEMLGGVMGSKKPVHPNDHVNMSQSSNDTYPTAMHIACVETIVRHLIPSLKQLHEALEVKVKAFAHIIKIGRTHTQDATPLTLGQEFSGYAAQVGSAIANIELTLPALSKLAQGGTAVGTGLNAPVGFAEKVAEEISKITGLPFVTAPNKFEALASHDSMVFAHGAINAAAAALFKIANDIRFLGSGPRAGLGELSLPENEPGSSIMPGKVNPTQSEALTQVCAHIFGNHAALTFAGSQGHFELNVYNPMMAYNFLQSVQLLGDAAVSFTDNCVVGIEAREDNIRRGVENSLMLVTALNTRLGYDICAKIAKTAHKNGTTLREEAVGGGYLTNEEFDQYVRPENMIGPK; encoded by the coding sequence ATGGCATCGACCCGCACCGAAACCGATACGTTTGGCCCGATCGACGTGGCGAGCGACCGTTATTGGGGGGCCCAGGCGCAGCGCTCGCTCGGCAACTTCAAGATCGGCTGGGAAAAACAACCGCTCGCGGTCGTGCGTGCGCTCGGCATCGTCAAGCAGGCCGCCGCCCGCGCCAACATGGAACTGGGTGGCCTCGACGCTTCAATCGGCAAGGTCATCGTCGAAGCGGCCCAGGAAGTCATCGACGGCAAGCTCGACGACCATTTCCCGCTAGTCGTCTGGCAGACGGGCTCCGGCACCCAGTCGAACATGAACGCCAACGAGGTGATCTCCAACCGCGCGATCGAAATGCTCGGTGGTGTGATGGGCTCCAAGAAGCCCGTGCATCCGAACGACCACGTCAACATGAGCCAGTCGTCGAACGATACCTATCCGACGGCCATGCACATCGCCTGCGTCGAAACCATCGTGCGCCACCTCATCCCGTCGCTGAAGCAGCTGCACGAAGCGCTGGAGGTGAAGGTCAAGGCCTTCGCCCACATCATCAAGATCGGCCGCACCCATACGCAGGACGCCACCCCGCTGACGCTCGGCCAGGAATTTTCCGGTTATGCGGCGCAGGTCGGCTCGGCGATCGCCAATATCGAACTGACGCTGCCGGCGCTTTCCAAGCTCGCCCAGGGCGGCACGGCGGTCGGCACCGGCCTCAACGCCCCGGTTGGCTTTGCCGAAAAGGTCGCCGAGGAGATCTCGAAGATCACCGGCCTGCCGTTCGTCACGGCTCCCAACAAGTTCGAAGCACTCGCCTCGCACGACTCGATGGTTTTTGCGCACGGCGCGATCAACGCCGCCGCCGCCGCTCTCTTCAAGATCGCCAACGACATCCGTTTCCTGGGCTCCGGCCCGCGTGCGGGCCTTGGCGAACTGTCGCTGCCGGAAAACGAGCCGGGTTCGTCGATCATGCCGGGCAAGGTCAACCCGACCCAGTCGGAAGCGCTCACCCAGGTCTGCGCCCACATCTTCGGAAACCATGCGGCTCTCACCTTCGCCGGCAGCCAGGGCCATTTCGAGCTCAACGTCTACAATCCGATGATGGCCTACAATTTCCTGCAGTCGGTGCAGCTGCTCGGCGACGCCGCGGTCTCCTTCACCGACAATTGCGTGGTCGGCATCGAAGCCCGGGAAGACAATATCAGACGCGGCGTGGAGAACTCGCTGATGCTCGTCACCGCCCTTAACACCAGGCTCGGCTACGACATCTGCGCCAAGATCGCCAAGACAGCCCACAAGAACGGCACGACGCTTCGCGAAGAAGCGGTCGGCGGCGGATACCTGACGAACGAGGAGTTCGACCAGTATGTCCGCCCCGAAAATATGATCGGCCCTAAATAA
- a CDS encoding L,D-transpeptidase family protein: protein MQVTGTTLQHKHKKTSIALALVSGISMFTGAAVPAHAVTLLDLLRGGPGAERAGRPDNGLPGVGGNTGMPTERSLADPEPLPKVSGPRYYTYKPDAERAVKTTAFAAASATDGTRLIAEAKVAAPAEIATALEAFYSKAAEPVWVSGGDVNEKARGVLSLFERAGEYGLEPADYILPVPALTTASVAAPADAATPINVSATASAPVSAADSHDRALMQFELALSEKVLTFAQDMMRGRIDPNKVSGYHDFKRKDAKLSLVLPFAQTGTDVAAYLEGLAPQSPQFQALKAELATLRAAAANDGPQISLPSDILLKPGKSSADMASIIAAIQHTGSEALKTKHAATLAAYQQTPDYTPELVDVVKSFQAEVGLKADGVIGNATVRKMVGHTSKDKIEKVEVAMEQVRWLPDDLGQRYVFINQPAFTVYYHDRGAEQFAMRVVVGSKSNQTYFFQDEIETVEFNPYWGVPQSIIINEMLPHLRQDPSYLDRMGYEVSVGGRAVPSSSVNWFGSTDKISVRQPPSGDNALGDLKILFPNSHAIYMHDTPSKSFFQRDMRALSHGCVRLAEPRKMAAAVLGTTIDDVNGRIAAGENVAAKVPVKIPVYVAYFTAWPNKDGKVEYFDDVYGRDDATVKAFVATTKVRAAQS, encoded by the coding sequence ATGCAGGTGACGGGGACGACATTGCAGCACAAACACAAAAAAACTTCGATCGCGTTGGCGCTCGTCTCCGGCATCTCGATGTTTACCGGTGCGGCCGTTCCGGCACATGCCGTGACACTTCTCGACCTCTTGCGCGGCGGTCCCGGCGCGGAACGGGCAGGGCGGCCCGATAACGGCCTGCCGGGCGTCGGCGGCAATACCGGCATGCCGACCGAGCGCAGCCTCGCCGATCCCGAGCCGCTGCCGAAAGTCTCCGGTCCTCGATATTACACCTACAAGCCGGATGCCGAGCGGGCCGTGAAGACGACCGCCTTCGCCGCAGCGTCTGCGACGGACGGCACGCGCCTCATCGCCGAGGCCAAGGTTGCGGCGCCGGCGGAAATCGCGACCGCCCTCGAAGCCTTCTACAGCAAGGCTGCCGAGCCTGTGTGGGTTTCCGGAGGCGACGTCAACGAGAAGGCGAGGGGCGTGCTGTCGCTCTTCGAGCGGGCCGGCGAATACGGGCTCGAACCCGCCGACTACATCCTGCCAGTCCCGGCGCTGACCACCGCAAGCGTTGCGGCGCCCGCCGATGCTGCAACCCCCATCAATGTCTCCGCAACGGCATCTGCGCCGGTTTCCGCCGCCGACAGCCACGATCGCGCGCTGATGCAGTTCGAACTGGCGCTGTCGGAAAAAGTGCTGACGTTCGCGCAGGACATGATGCGTGGCCGCATCGACCCGAACAAGGTGTCGGGTTACCACGACTTCAAACGCAAGGACGCCAAGCTCTCGCTCGTCCTGCCTTTCGCGCAGACCGGTACCGATGTGGCGGCCTATCTTGAAGGCCTCGCGCCGCAGAGCCCTCAATTCCAGGCGCTGAAGGCCGAGCTTGCAACGCTGCGCGCCGCAGCGGCCAACGACGGTCCGCAGATCTCGCTGCCGAGCGACATTCTCCTGAAGCCGGGCAAGAGCAGCGCGGATATGGCGAGCATCATCGCCGCCATCCAGCACACCGGTTCGGAAGCGCTGAAGACCAAGCATGCGGCGACGCTGGCGGCCTATCAGCAGACCCCGGACTACACGCCGGAACTCGTCGACGTCGTGAAGTCCTTCCAGGCGGAAGTGGGTCTCAAGGCCGATGGCGTCATCGGCAATGCGACGGTGCGCAAGATGGTCGGCCATACGTCGAAGGACAAGATCGAAAAGGTCGAAGTCGCCATGGAACAGGTGCGCTGGCTGCCGGACGATCTCGGCCAGCGTTACGTCTTCATCAACCAGCCGGCCTTCACGGTCTATTACCATGACCGTGGTGCCGAACAGTTCGCGATGCGCGTCGTGGTCGGCAGCAAGTCCAACCAGACCTATTTCTTCCAGGACGAAATCGAAACCGTCGAGTTCAACCCCTATTGGGGCGTGCCGCAGTCGATCATCATCAACGAGATGCTGCCGCACCTGCGTCAGGATCCGAGCTACCTCGACCGGATGGGTTACGAGGTATCGGTCGGCGGCAGGGCGGTCCCATCGAGCAGCGTCAACTGGTTCGGCTCGACCGACAAGATTTCCGTGCGCCAACCGCCCTCGGGTGACAACGCACTCGGCGACTTGAAGATCCTGTTCCCGAACAGCCACGCGATCTACATGCACGACACGCCCTCGAAGAGCTTCTTCCAGCGCGACATGCGGGCACTGAGCCACGGCTGCGTACGTCTTGCCGAACCGCGCAAGATGGCGGCCGCCGTACTCGGCACCACGATCGACGACGTGAACGGACGGATCGCCGCCGGCGAGAACGTCGCCGCCAAGGTGCCGGTCAAGATCCCGGTCTACGTCGCCTACTTCACCGCCTGGCCGAACAAGGACGGCAAGGTCGAATATTTCGACGACGTCTACGGCCGCGACGATGCGACGGTGAAGGCTTTCGTGGCAACCACCAAGGTCCGGGCAGCCCAGAGCTAA
- a CDS encoding HAD family hydrolase, whose translation MTASLVIFDLDGTLIDTAPDLIDSLNYTIEDVGLQPVTFEDLTHLVGQGVRVMIRRAFELRRAPLDELTAARLFDRYMEHYEAQMPGRSRPYDGVVACLDRLSVAGMRLAVCTNKSERLAFPLLEKLGLSDRFVAMTCGDTFAVRKPDARHIFGTIERAGGDPATSIMIGDSVNDILAAQNAGIASIAVTFGYSDVAVDTLNPDRVIGSYDELTVKMVETLISTDVKRLAAAK comes from the coding sequence TTGACCGCTTCACTCGTCATTTTCGACCTCGACGGCACGCTGATCGACACCGCACCGGATCTTATCGACAGCCTCAATTATACGATCGAGGACGTCGGCCTGCAGCCGGTGACCTTCGAGGACCTCACCCATCTCGTCGGCCAGGGCGTGCGCGTGATGATCCGCCGTGCCTTCGAACTTCGCAGGGCTCCGCTCGACGAGCTGACAGCAGCCAGGCTGTTCGATCGCTATATGGAGCACTACGAGGCGCAGATGCCGGGCAGAAGCCGCCCCTACGACGGCGTCGTCGCGTGTCTCGACCGCCTGTCGGTGGCCGGGATGCGGCTCGCGGTGTGCACCAACAAGTCCGAACGGCTTGCCTTCCCGCTTCTCGAAAAGCTCGGGCTTTCGGATCGCTTCGTCGCGATGACCTGCGGCGATACCTTCGCCGTCCGCAAGCCGGATGCCCGGCACATTTTCGGTACGATCGAACGGGCCGGCGGCGATCCCGCGACGAGCATCATGATCGGCGACAGCGTCAACGATATCCTTGCCGCGCAGAATGCCGGCATAGCCTCGATCGCCGTGACCTTCGGTTATTCCGACGTCGCAGTCGATACGCTCAATCCCGATCGGGTGATCGGCAGTTATGACGAACTGACCGTGAAGATGGTGGAAACGCTGATTTCCACCGACGTGAAGCGGCTGGCGGCTGCCAAATAA